A DNA window from Candidatus Saccharibacteria bacterium oral taxon 955 contains the following coding sequences:
- a CDS encoding CTP synthase, with the protein MRDRGCPFGVGKGITAASIGAVLQAKGLAVSIQKCDPYLNVDAGLLNPAEHGECFVTKDGAETDLDLGHYERFLDIELTQKNVTLSGRLLRDLIADERAGKFGGKTIQLVPHLTGSIQRAIREASEGSDVHIVEIGGTVGDYEGLSFVEAIREFGRKVGRDNALYVHVVYVPFIDTSKEFKSKPAQNALSDLRGFGIVPDVVVVRTDKPAPEGIRRKVAMFGGVPDDAVLMMPNLDSVFKIPVKIAESTLLPILEKFTGNYCKPNITKWVDLVECQGSEKTRSVTIGLVAKYMDNEDTYISVLEALKSAAWHENIGLTVKWINAEHAIESDFSAVDGLLVPGGFGERGVEGKIASAHYALDHHKPYLGICLGLQVAVIASARKAGLSDANSTEFNPTTPHDVVYIMEGQAGKESTGGTLRLGDYPARLTAGSLAARLYGKCDVTERHRHRYEVNQKYKESIEHGGLVVSGTSPDGKLVEFVEAPDSPFFIATQAHPEFRSRPTRPHPLFQGLIRASLASQDQN; encoded by the coding sequence ATTCGTGACAGGGGGTGTCCTTTCGGGGTAGGTAAGGGAATTACTGCTGCCAGTATCGGTGCCGTTTTACAGGCTAAGGGCCTCGCTGTTTCTATTCAAAAATGCGACCCGTATCTAAATGTAGATGCGGGTCTTTTAAATCCAGCAGAGCACGGAGAATGCTTCGTGACCAAGGATGGCGCAGAAACAGATCTTGACCTAGGCCACTATGAGCGGTTTCTCGATATTGAGTTGACGCAAAAAAATGTGACCCTATCCGGAAGGCTATTGCGTGATCTAATTGCCGATGAGCGCGCGGGGAAGTTTGGCGGCAAGACTATCCAGCTGGTCCCTCACCTCACGGGCTCGATTCAACGTGCGATTCGTGAGGCTAGTGAGGGAAGTGATGTTCATATTGTCGAAATTGGCGGTACGGTGGGAGACTATGAGGGTTTGAGTTTTGTAGAGGCAATTCGTGAATTTGGTCGCAAGGTTGGACGCGATAATGCGCTCTATGTTCACGTTGTCTACGTCCCGTTTATCGATACCAGCAAGGAGTTTAAATCAAAACCAGCCCAAAATGCATTGAGTGATTTGCGTGGTTTTGGGATCGTACCTGACGTGGTGGTTGTCCGAACTGATAAACCAGCACCAGAGGGTATCCGTCGTAAGGTCGCGATGTTTGGTGGTGTGCCAGATGATGCAGTGCTGATGATGCCGAACCTCGACAGTGTATTTAAGATCCCAGTTAAAATTGCCGAAAGCACATTACTGCCAATTCTCGAGAAGTTTACTGGCAACTACTGTAAGCCGAATATCACTAAGTGGGTCGATTTGGTAGAGTGTCAAGGCTCAGAAAAGACGCGGTCGGTAACAATTGGATTGGTCGCAAAGTATATGGATAACGAAGATACCTACATCTCTGTTCTAGAGGCACTAAAATCAGCGGCTTGGCATGAAAATATTGGCTTGACCGTAAAATGGATCAACGCTGAACATGCAATAGAGAGTGACTTTTCGGCGGTTGACGGTTTGCTGGTACCCGGTGGTTTCGGTGAGCGAGGTGTTGAGGGGAAAATCGCATCTGCGCACTATGCTCTCGATCATCATAAGCCATACCTAGGTATCTGTTTAGGGCTTCAGGTTGCGGTTATTGCTTCTGCACGCAAGGCGGGGTTGTCGGATGCCAACAGTACTGAGTTTAACCCTACGACACCGCACGATGTGGTGTACATCATGGAGGGACAAGCCGGCAAAGAGTCGACTGGTGGTACTTTGCGTCTCGGGGATTATCCAGCCCGTCTCACGGCAGGCTCGCTGGCGGCTCGCCTATATGGTAAGTGCGATGTGACTGAACGTCATCGACATCGCTATGAAGTGAATCAGAAATACAAAGAGTCAATCGAACATGGTGGGCTCGTGGTCAGTGGAACAAGTCCAGATGGTAAGCTGGTTGAGTTTGTAGAGGCACCCGATTCGCCGTTTTTTATTGCCACACAGGCGCATCCAGAATTTCGTAGCCGTCCGACTCGACCTCACCCACTATTCCAGGGGTTGATTAGGGCTTCGCTTGCTTCACAAGACCAAAACTAG
- a CDS encoding ribonucleotide-diphosphate reductase subunit beta: protein MAGILGAGVQDGLLLKPIKYQWAMDLYDQAVANTWFPNEIQLAQDLADWDKMSDEERHAVTFLMSYFNPNELLVNKALAFGVYPYVNAAETHLYLAKQMWEEANHCMAFEYVLDTFPIDRDAAYSAHIDVPVMARKEEFETKFIKRMTEDTMDITTTEGKKDFIRNLIAYNIILEGIWFYSGFMVALSFRQRNLLRNFGSLIDWIVRDESLHLKFGINLILTTIEENEDLQDPEFAAEIRQMILDAVAMEEEYNKVLLPNGILGLNADYINQYVKYLTDRRLEELGFEPEYNVSNPAKWMAAANDTYELVNFFESTNTSYEVNAGNAEAKIANGQNETNKDDK from the coding sequence ATGGCAGGAATTTTGGGTGCAGGTGTTCAGGACGGACTACTGCTTAAACCAATTAAATACCAGTGGGCGATGGATTTGTATGACCAGGCGGTCGCAAACACGTGGTTTCCAAACGAGATTCAGCTTGCACAGGATCTAGCTGATTGGGACAAAATGAGCGACGAGGAGCGTCACGCGGTAACGTTCCTGATGAGCTACTTCAACCCAAATGAGCTACTTGTAAATAAGGCGCTTGCCTTTGGTGTCTATCCATATGTCAACGCCGCTGAGACGCATCTATATTTAGCAAAACAGATGTGGGAAGAGGCGAACCACTGCATGGCGTTTGAGTATGTGCTTGATACTTTCCCAATTGATCGCGATGCAGCTTATAGTGCGCATATTGACGTGCCGGTAATGGCGCGCAAAGAGGAGTTTGAGACCAAATTTATCAAGCGCATGACCGAAGATACGATGGATATCACTACCACCGAAGGTAAGAAGGATTTTATTCGCAACCTGATCGCTTATAATATCATCCTTGAGGGAATCTGGTTCTATTCTGGATTTATGGTGGCACTTAGTTTCCGACAGAGAAATCTCCTACGCAACTTTGGTTCTTTGATAGACTGGATTGTTCGCGACGAGAGTCTCCATCTCAAGTTCGGGATCAACCTCATTCTGACTACAATTGAAGAAAACGAGGACCTTCAGGACCCAGAGTTTGCGGCCGAGATCCGTCAGATGATTCTAGACGCTGTGGCGATGGAAGAGGAGTACAACAAGGTTCTGTTGCCAAATGGTATCCTCGGTCTAAACGCAGACTATATTAACCAGTACGTCAAGTACCTAACTGATCGCCGTCTCGAAGAGCTTGGTTTTGAGCCTGAGTACAATGTCAGCAACCCAGCAAAATGGATGGCAGCAGCGAATGATACGTACGAGCTTGTGAATTTCTTTGAAAGTACAAATACAAGCTACGAGGTAAATGCAGGGAACGCTGAGGCGAAAATCGCCAACGGCCAAAACGAAACCAACAAAGACGACAAATAA